In Nostoc sphaeroides, the genomic window GAAAAGATTCCGCGAACTCTTATTAACAACTAATTCTGCAACAGAATTACATCAAGCTATAGAGCGGGAATTTGTTCTTTACCAGTCAGTCGGTAAAGACACCAAAGGTTCCGTTTTATTCACCGCCTATTATGAACCGCTTTACGCAGCCAGTCGCGTTCCCACACCAGAATATCGTTATCCTGTTTATCGATTACCTCCTGATTTCAACTCCTGGAGTAAGCCTCATCCTACCCGCGAAGAATTAGAAGGAGCAGATGGTTTACAAGGCGCAAAAGGAAAATTACGAGGATTAGAGTTATTTTGGTTTCGCCTTCGCCTTGAACCATATCTAGCTCAAATTCAAGGTTCAGCGCGACTTCAGCTTGCTGATGGTAGTCAGACAACAATCGGCTATGCAGGTAATATTGCTTATAACTACAAAAGCATTGGGCGAGAATTAGCGAATGATGGCAAATTACCGCTAGAAGGGATGACTATGCCCATTATTCTCGACTATTTCCAAAAGCATCCCCAAGAATTAAATATTTATATTCCACGCGATCGCAGTTTTGTTTTTTTTCAAGAAAACCACGGTGAACCAGCCCAAGGTTCTATCAATGTACCACTAACAGCAGAGCGTTCTATCGCTACAGATAAATCCCTCATGCCTCCTGGTGCTTTAGCGTTGATTCGCGCTTCTATTCCCTTTGTTAATCCTACCGGAAAAATGGAGGAGCGCATCGTTAGTCGCTATGTTCTTGACCAAGATACTGGAGGTGCAATTAAAGGTGCAGGTAGGGTAGATTATTTTTTAGGTACTGGGAAATTAGCAGGCGATCGCGCTGGTGTTACAGTCAGTAATGGACAATTATTTTATCTATTACTCAAGTCCAAGAATTAAACACACTCCCATTTTAATACTAAAGATTCCCGACTTGTTAAAGAAGTCGGGAATCTTATAGCGGTTCCCATTCAAATGAAACGCTTAGGGTAATTACGAATTACGAATTACGCTTCTATGTCCATATCAGAATCATCATCGTCATGATCGTAAGGGATATCGTCAAGGTCTATCATTTCTGAAATTTCTTCTACTTCATTTAAATACTCAGATTCTTGATGTTCCCGTTCAATCAGACGACCAGTTGACTTTAACCATTCCAAGAGAATAAACTCATTACTTGTACGAATTACAGGCGCTCGCTGGTTACGAGGTTCTTCACGCAAAGGGCTTATAGGCATAAAAAACTCACTTTGAATTATGGGTCAGTGTGCAAAAACAGGAAAATTGTCCACTAGGTTTAAAAGTCTTGTATAACAAGTCTTTTTCCAACAGATGAAATGTGAACCATTGAGTTTTTCATTTCAAAACCGTCTAATTACTTACCATTAAAATGTCTTCACGTCAGTCCTAATAATAAATCTTCAAGCGGACGCGCTCTCACAAGGTATTTGATACCTTGGCGAGAGTTTCATACATATTAGATGGTAATGCAGACAATCTGTTCGCTACAGCGACTGCATCAGCTAAGTTGCTAAATTGACACCGGACAATTTCTTGTCCATTTCCTGACGGGAATCGCTTCCTAGCTTTGTTAGATACAGCACAAATAATCGCTAAAGCTTTGGCGAACCCGTCTTTTGTCAATATTGTTTCTTGAGCGAACCCTTCAACAGGGATAAGGCACACCTCAAATCGATAGCCCGGTCTGGGAGAAACAGCTATGTCGATATAGGGTTTATCTTCTTTCCTGATTCTGCGTAAATATTGGGCAGTAGAATTAGTGTCGTGCAAATCAGTCCCAAGGGCGTAAGTAAAGAAACAATCTTCTGTCAAGGATTCAGGACGGGTA contains:
- a CDS encoding murein transglycosylase A, whose amino-acid sequence is MEKALAELGKFNKVIGISLPVVLSVFLVRMQSLAHQELSPPECRVKKWDIPVSLTAENQKARLIQRLPITCCQGDTSCFDEFIYGEIRDKKALMSAIAHSLQYLQTGNAAAAYQNYPVAGITRDRVIKSLKRFRELLLTTNSATELHQAIEREFVLYQSVGKDTKGSVLFTAYYEPLYAASRVPTPEYRYPVYRLPPDFNSWSKPHPTREELEGADGLQGAKGKLRGLELFWFRLRLEPYLAQIQGSARLQLADGSQTTIGYAGNIAYNYKSIGRELANDGKLPLEGMTMPIILDYFQKHPQELNIYIPRDRSFVFFQENHGEPAQGSINVPLTAERSIATDKSLMPPGALALIRASIPFVNPTGKMEERIVSRYVLDQDTGGAIKGAGRVDYFLGTGKLAGDRAGVTVSNGQLFYLLLKSKN
- a CDS encoding DUF3134 domain-containing protein, translated to MPISPLREEPRNQRAPVIRTSNEFILLEWLKSTGRLIEREHQESEYLNEVEEISEMIDLDDIPYDHDDDDSDMDIEA